One window of Chamaesiphon minutus PCC 6605 genomic DNA carries:
- the hsdR gene encoding EcoAI/FtnUII family type I restriction enzme subunit R, whose amino-acid sequence MKKQLSERDICTKYITPALERSGWDILTQIREEFSLTDGRILVRGKLHARAKNKRADYVLFYKPNLPIAVIEAKDNNHSVGDGMQQGLGYGELLQVPFVFSSNGDRFLFHNKIATDGIIEREIGLDEFPSPKTLWEQWCLHRGLSAPQQKLITQDYYSDGSNKTPRYYQLLAIDKTIEAISKGQNRILLVMATGTGKTFTAFQIIWRLWKSKAKKRILFLADRNILVDQTMTNDFKPFGSAMTKIKQRQADKSYEIYLSLYQAVTGNEEEQKIYKQFSRDFFDLIVIDECHRGSAAADSAWRQILDYFSAATQVGLTATPKETKEVSNIDYFGEPIYTYSLRQGIDDGFLAPYKVVRIDIDKDLEGWRPAAGQRDKYGNEIEDRIYNQRDFDKKLVLDPRTQLVAKKVSDFLKATNRFDKTIVFCENIDHAERMRQALVNENADLAADNSRYVMRITGDNDEGKAELDNFIFPESKYPVIATTSKLMTTGVDAQTCKLIVLDQRIQSMTEFKQIIGRGTRIKEDFGKFYFTIIDFKKATELFADRDFDGDPVQIYEPQHPDDSPVPPELSEDEDFTDGYPEPEGGFEWTNGEDLEDVEDMGVRRYVVANVEVKVIAERVQYYDSSGKLIAESLKDYTRKTLTKEFTSLDDFLVRWSSADKKQAIVDELAKEGIFFEALADEIGKDCDPFDLLCHIAWDMPPLTRKERAERVKKRDYFTKYGDRARRVLEALLDKYADSGVGQIEETQVLTVAPFTQFGTPLEIVRIFGGTAQYQEAIRDLKRSLYTA is encoded by the coding sequence CTGAAAAAGCAACTCTCCGAGCGCGATATTTGCACCAAATATATCACTCCAGCTTTAGAACGATCGGGTTGGGATATTTTGACGCAGATTCGGGAAGAATTTTCGCTGACAGATGGGCGGATTCTGGTGCGGGGTAAGTTACACGCTCGTGCGAAGAATAAACGAGCTGACTATGTGCTGTTTTACAAGCCTAATTTACCGATCGCAGTGATTGAGGCGAAGGATAATAATCATTCGGTGGGCGACGGGATGCAGCAGGGTTTGGGCTATGGCGAACTACTGCAAGTGCCGTTTGTGTTTAGTTCCAATGGCGATCGCTTTTTGTTTCATAACAAGATTGCTACCGACGGAATAATTGAGCGGGAAATCGGTTTAGATGAGTTTCCATCGCCGAAAACTTTATGGGAACAGTGGTGCTTACATCGGGGATTATCTGCACCGCAGCAAAAGTTAATTACTCAGGATTATTATAGTGACGGTAGTAATAAGACTCCACGCTACTATCAGTTATTGGCGATCGATAAAACGATCGAAGCGATCTCCAAAGGTCAGAATCGAATTCTATTGGTGATGGCGACGGGTACGGGGAAAACTTTTACCGCTTTTCAGATTATCTGGAGACTGTGGAAATCGAAGGCGAAGAAACGGATTTTGTTTTTAGCCGATCGAAATATCTTAGTCGATCAAACCATGACTAATGATTTTAAACCCTTTGGTTCGGCGATGACCAAGATCAAACAGCGACAGGCGGATAAGTCTTATGAGATATATCTGTCGCTGTATCAGGCAGTGACGGGGAATGAAGAGGAACAGAAGATTTACAAGCAATTTAGTCGTGATTTCTTCGATCTAATTGTGATTGATGAATGTCATCGAGGGAGTGCGGCAGCGGACTCGGCTTGGCGGCAGATACTAGACTATTTTTCAGCGGCGACTCAGGTAGGATTGACGGCTACTCCCAAGGAAACTAAGGAAGTTTCTAATATCGATTATTTTGGCGAACCGATTTATACATACTCACTCAGACAGGGGATTGATGACGGTTTTCTCGCGCCGTATAAGGTGGTACGGATCGATATCGACAAGGATTTGGAAGGGTGGCGACCAGCGGCAGGACAGAGGGATAAATACGGGAATGAAATTGAGGATCGGATTTATAATCAACGAGATTTTGACAAGAAATTAGTATTAGACCCGCGTACCCAACTAGTCGCTAAAAAGGTGAGTGATTTCCTCAAAGCAACTAACCGTTTTGATAAAACGATCGTTTTCTGTGAAAATATCGACCATGCGGAGCGGATGCGACAGGCATTAGTGAATGAGAATGCCGACCTTGCGGCGGATAATTCGCGGTATGTAATGCGAATTACTGGGGACAATGACGAGGGAAAAGCCGAACTCGATAATTTCATCTTTCCCGAATCTAAATATCCGGTCATCGCGACTACTTCTAAACTGATGACTACGGGTGTCGATGCTCAAACTTGCAAATTAATCGTCCTCGACCAGCGGATTCAGTCGATGACGGAGTTCAAACAAATTATTGGGCGCGGGACGCGGATTAAAGAGGACTTCGGGAAGTTTTATTTCACAATTATCGACTTCAAAAAAGCGACCGAACTATTTGCCGATCGCGATTTTGATGGCGATCCGGTGCAGATTTACGAGCCACAACATCCCGATGATTCGCCAGTTCCGCCGGAATTGTCAGAGGATGAAGATTTTACAGACGGATACCCAGAGCCGGAAGGCGGCTTTGAATGGACAAATGGCGAGGATCTTGAGGATGTTGAAGATATGGGGGTACGTCGCTATGTGGTGGCGAATGTCGAAGTCAAAGTAATTGCCGAGCGGGTGCAATACTATGATTCGAGTGGTAAATTGATTGCTGAATCGCTCAAAGACTATACCCGCAAAACATTAACAAAAGAATTCACCTCCCTAGATGATTTTCTGGTGCGGTGGAGTAGTGCGGATAAGAAACAAGCGATCGTCGATGAGTTGGCGAAAGAGGGGATATTCTTTGAGGCGTTGGCTGATGAGATTGGCAAAGATTGCGATCCGTTCGATTTGCTCTGTCATATTGCCTGGGATATGCCACCCTTAACCCGCAAGGAACGGGCAGAGCGGGTGAAAAAGCGGGATTACTTTACGAAGTACGGCGATCGAGCCAGACGGGTATTAGAAGCCCTACTAGATAAGTATGCGGATTCAGGGGTGGGGCAGATCGAGGAAACCCAAGTGCTGACGGTTGCGCCGTTTACCCAATTTGGTACTCCCCTGGAAATCGTGCGAATTTTTGGTGGGACGGCTCAATATCAGGAGGCAATTAGGGACTTGAAGCGATCGCTCTACACCGCCTAA
- a CDS encoding Mu transposase C-terminal domain-containing protein, whose translation MTLTEANEHSDRLNDNDFSSIYEDENFDTEEPLIADEEELATDRQKIAYQPSEESIACYGTPEDDEGIEFLDRRYALEDEITLENGEKVRLQLTDEQKLKRDVIRNLLAARNNRNLFCEQLREGAKRLKKSTRQVRRIFQDWIELGTASFFKAKRADVGQPRRSEYWYNLSLKIYEGGNKGDKLMTRTQAVSHIEDQIYEYVKLELSDEVARLEAAGFDKEELDLELSRLIEERKQICNEHRREIQTQISDLKTKLSELRKRKLDTQEVHKCIMKLEEQKQSLVAFEFWRKYGQPPCTRTVEIWLKPIEESNNTAKSSRSPGWHGDTLILRTRDQENISVTRSNQVWQIDHTKADILLVDEDGVDIGRPILTTVIDCYSRCIVGYRLGLKAPSSLVVALALRHAMRPKQYAPEYQLRCNWITHGSPRYIYTDGGKDFNFLVYVGDQLGFEAKRREQPSQGGIVERPFRTVSELLSEAPAYTGPNVQKRPKDIAKVVKMTLRDLEMVLVGYLVDNYNQKPDPRTRANPFAPEQSRMKRWEAGLQTPPAVIKPRELDICLMQTNERVVYDGGYIKFENLLYKGEYLGQHVGNEVFLKFDPRDITMLLVYSHRDGREKFISRACAVGLEADRLSLEDVRHSVKKLKLAGKQINNVAIREETIRRRKLFANKQNLTRSDRRNVEDAKVNPAPARYEEDRHRNASKPVVKESYLDDISIALANSGSKPQVEQLSVSLEVTVSPPQPIVDEDDADEDDEDYSYEVEHTIERMTYSKFR comes from the coding sequence ATGACCCTGACTGAAGCCAATGAGCATTCCGATCGGTTAAATGACAACGATTTTTCTTCGATCTATGAGGATGAAAATTTTGATACTGAGGAACCTCTAATTGCTGATGAAGAAGAATTGGCGACCGATCGGCAAAAGATCGCTTACCAGCCCTCGGAAGAGTCGATCGCCTGCTATGGCACACCAGAAGATGATGAAGGGATCGAGTTTCTAGACCGTCGATACGCGTTGGAAGACGAAATCACGCTTGAAAATGGAGAAAAAGTTAGGCTCCAATTGACGGACGAGCAAAAGTTAAAACGAGATGTCATCCGTAACCTCTTAGCCGCACGAAACAACCGTAACTTATTCTGCGAACAACTTAGAGAAGGAGCAAAGAGGCTAAAGAAATCGACCCGCCAAGTCAGACGTATTTTTCAAGACTGGATTGAGTTGGGTACGGCTTCATTCTTCAAAGCAAAAAGAGCAGATGTTGGCCAACCTCGTCGGAGCGAATATTGGTATAACCTAAGTCTCAAGATTTACGAGGGAGGGAACAAGGGTGACAAATTAATGACTCGTACTCAAGCTGTGAGCCATATTGAAGACCAGATTTATGAGTATGTGAAGCTGGAGTTGTCAGATGAAGTCGCCAGATTGGAGGCAGCAGGCTTTGATAAGGAAGAACTCGATCTAGAACTTTCAAGGTTAATTGAAGAACGTAAGCAGATTTGTAACGAGCACAGGCGTGAGATTCAGACACAAATCTCAGACCTAAAGACTAAGCTCTCTGAGCTACGGAAACGAAAGCTGGATACACAGGAAGTGCATAAGTGCATCATGAAACTTGAGGAGCAGAAGCAGTCGCTCGTAGCATTCGAGTTTTGGCGGAAATACGGTCAACCCCCCTGTACTAGAACCGTAGAAATTTGGTTGAAGCCAATTGAAGAGAGCAACAATACCGCAAAAAGTAGTCGCAGTCCCGGATGGCACGGCGATACCTTAATTCTCAGAACTCGCGACCAGGAGAATATCTCCGTCACTCGCAGCAATCAAGTTTGGCAAATCGATCACACTAAAGCAGATATATTACTTGTTGATGAGGATGGTGTGGATATTGGTCGTCCGATTCTTACTACAGTGATTGATTGCTACTCACGTTGCATTGTGGGGTATCGACTAGGACTCAAAGCACCCAGTTCTCTGGTGGTTGCCCTAGCTTTGCGACACGCGATGCGACCCAAGCAATATGCTCCAGAATACCAGCTAAGATGTAATTGGATAACGCATGGCTCTCCTCGATACATCTATACAGATGGTGGTAAAGACTTTAATTTCTTAGTGTACGTGGGCGATCAGCTAGGCTTTGAAGCAAAACGTCGAGAACAGCCCTCTCAAGGTGGAATTGTCGAGCGTCCTTTCCGTACTGTAAGCGAACTTTTGAGTGAAGCTCCAGCTTACACGGGTCCTAATGTCCAAAAGCGTCCAAAAGATATTGCAAAGGTTGTCAAAATGACACTGCGAGATTTAGAAATGGTTTTAGTTGGATATCTTGTTGATAACTATAATCAAAAACCCGATCCGCGTACCAGAGCCAACCCTTTCGCGCCCGAACAAAGTCGCATGAAACGGTGGGAGGCTGGATTACAGACTCCACCTGCGGTAATTAAACCACGAGAACTCGACATTTGTCTGATGCAAACAAATGAGCGTGTTGTTTACGACGGTGGCTATATCAAGTTTGAGAATCTACTCTATAAAGGGGAGTACTTAGGGCAACACGTTGGCAATGAAGTTTTTTTGAAATTTGACCCCAGGGATATTACGATGCTGTTGGTTTACAGTCACCGAGATGGCCGAGAAAAGTTCATCTCTCGCGCTTGCGCTGTAGGGTTAGAAGCAGATCGGTTATCACTTGAAGATGTCAGACACTCGGTCAAGAAGCTCAAACTTGCTGGTAAACAGATCAATAATGTCGCTATTCGGGAAGAAACTATCCGCCGTAGAAAACTCTTCGCCAACAAGCAGAATTTAACAAGAAGCGATCGCCGCAACGTTGAGGATGCAAAGGTCAATCCCGCTCCAGCTCGTTATGAGGAGGATCGTCACAGAAATGCCTCCAAACCTGTGGTGAAAGAGTCATACCTAGATGATATATCGATAGCTCTAGCCAACAGTGGATCGAAACCTCAGGTAGAGCAACTGTCTGTCTCCCTCGAAGTAACCGTATCTCCACCTCAACCAATTGTTGACGAAGACGATGCTGATGAGGATGATGAGGATTATTCCTACGAAGTCGAGCACACGATAGAACGTATGACCTACAGTAAATTCCGTTAA
- a CDS encoding ISAs1 family transposase: MKLKPKHSIAEHFDDIEDIRIERGKKHKLIDIITISICAVVCGADGWIDIEMYGIARKKWLEKFLELPNGIPSHDTFARVFSQINPDEFNKSFLSWIKGISKITAGEIIAFDGKQSRNSGDEKNGQGVINTVSAWAASNRLVLGQKKVEGKSNEITALPELIQILDLAGCIVTIDAMGCQREIVKKIVEKDADYVIAVKKNQPTLYKQVKQLFKQAIETQGKDLNLSSFNSREMNRGREEIRNYLMITDVAEQIDPLQKWKKLTSIGMVESVRVVGGKTSVETRYFISSLESDAQKLAEGIRSHWSIENSLHWVLDVAFKEDDSRIRKDNAPANFAILRHIAVNIISENKSRKLSVRSKRFLATLDEEYSTELLEAIL, from the coding sequence ATGAAGCTGAAGCCTAAGCATAGTATCGCAGAACACTTTGACGACATAGAAGACATTAGGATTGAACGTGGAAAAAAACATAAACTAATCGACATCATCACGATCTCCATTTGTGCTGTAGTATGTGGGGCGGACGGATGGATAGATATAGAAATGTATGGTATAGCCAGAAAAAAATGGTTAGAAAAGTTCCTAGAACTACCGAATGGAATCCCATCTCATGATACATTTGCTAGAGTATTTTCACAAATTAATCCTGATGAATTTAATAAATCATTCCTGAGTTGGATTAAAGGAATAAGTAAAATAACCGCAGGAGAAATAATTGCCTTTGATGGAAAACAATCTCGAAACTCAGGAGATGAAAAGAATGGTCAAGGTGTAATTAATACAGTCAGTGCCTGGGCTGCAAGTAATAGATTAGTATTAGGTCAAAAGAAAGTAGAAGGAAAATCTAATGAAATCACAGCACTTCCCGAACTGATTCAAATCTTGGATTTAGCAGGATGTATCGTTACCATCGACGCAATGGGATGTCAAAGAGAAATAGTCAAAAAAATCGTCGAAAAAGATGCAGATTATGTAATTGCTGTAAAAAAGAATCAACCGACCTTGTACAAACAAGTAAAGCAGCTATTTAAACAAGCAATTGAAACTCAGGGAAAAGACCTCAACCTGAGTAGCTTCAACAGTAGAGAGATGAATAGAGGTAGAGAAGAAATTCGTAATTATTTAATGATAACAGATGTTGCGGAGCAAATAGATCCACTGCAAAAATGGAAAAAGTTAACTAGTATTGGCATGGTAGAATCAGTTCGAGTTGTCGGCGGAAAGACGAGTGTAGAAACTCGTTATTTTATCAGTAGTCTAGAGAGCGATGCTCAAAAATTAGCAGAGGGAATTAGAAGTCATTGGTCGATAGAAAATTCTCTTCACTGGGTGCTTGATGTTGCTTTTAAAGAAGATGATAGTCGAATTAGGAAAGATAATGCTCCAGCTAATTTTGCGATTTTACGACATATAGCAGTTAACATAATTAGTGAAAATAAAAGTCGAAAGTTAAGTGTTAGAAGTAAGAGATTCTTGGCGACACTTGACGAAGAATATTCAACTGAACTTTTAGAAGCTATTTTGTAA
- a CDS encoding sugar transferase — protein sequence MIQTKSSNNLLHYFSRGIKLFSDRVMAALLLLLFSPILLVVAIVVRLRMGSPVVFTQTRPGKNGKIFTVFKFRTMTDDCDAQGKLLSDEERLIPLGQVLRKASLDELPQLWNVLRGDMSFVGPRPLLVRYLERYSPDQARRHDVRPGITGWAQVNGRNALTWDEKFKLDLWYVDNWSLWLDLKILLMTVGKVIKREGISQSADIVAMPEFMGNDK from the coding sequence ATGATCCAAACCAAATCTTCCAACAATTTACTCCACTATTTTAGTCGAGGCATTAAACTATTTAGCGATCGAGTGATGGCAGCATTGTTACTACTGTTATTTTCGCCGATACTACTTGTTGTGGCGATCGTCGTTCGCCTTCGCATGGGTAGCCCGGTTGTCTTTACGCAAACCCGTCCCGGCAAAAATGGCAAGATTTTTACCGTGTTTAAGTTTCGCACGATGACTGATGATTGCGATGCTCAGGGTAAGTTATTATCGGATGAGGAACGGCTGATTCCTCTAGGTCAAGTGCTGCGCAAAGCCAGTCTCGACGAACTGCCACAACTGTGGAACGTGCTCCGAGGCGACATGAGTTTCGTTGGCCCCCGTCCGCTGCTGGTAAGGTATCTAGAACGTTATAGCCCCGATCAAGCACGACGTCACGATGTTCGCCCCGGAATTACCGGATGGGCGCAAGTAAATGGTCGCAATGCGCTCACTTGGGACGAAAAATTCAAGCTAGATCTGTGGTATGTGGATAACTGGAGTCTTTGGTTGGATCTGAAGATTTTGCTGATGACTGTAGGGAAGGTAATCAAACGAGAAGGTATCAGCCAGAGCGCAGATATCGTCGCAATGCCAGAGTTTATGGGTAACGATAAATAA